TGCCAGACGGCGGACGATCCACTCGAGGTGTGGATCGAAGTGGATACCGACGGGCATCGCTCCGGGATCACGCCCGAGGAGAATGAGCTGCTGGAAATCGGTCGCATCCTGCAGACGGGCGGCATCAAAGTCGGAGGAGTCATCACTCATGCCGGCTCGAGTTACGAACTGAACACGCAGGAAGCGTTAGCGGCGCTCGCCGAACAGGAGCGCGCCGGCTGTGTGCGTGCCGCACAGCGCCTACACGCCGCCGGCATTCCATGCGAAACCGTCAGCGTTGGTTCGACGCCGACTGCGCTGGCCGCAAAGCATCTCGATGGCGTCACTGAAGTTCGAGCCGGTGTTTACGCCTTTTTTGATCTCGTGATGCATAACGTCGGCGTGTGCGCGATCGACGACATTGCGCTCAGCGTACTCACCACTGTGATCGGCCATCGGCGGGACAAGGGATGGGTCATCGTCGATGCGGGCTGGATGGCGATGAGCCGCGACCGCGGCACGTCGAAACAATCCCGCGATTTCGGCTATGGACTGCCGTGCACCCTGGACGGCGCCCCGCTCAACGGCTTCGTGCTGATCGGCGCTAACCAGGAGCATGGCATA
The DNA window shown above is from Paraburkholderia sp. BL10I2N1 and carries:
- a CDS encoding DSD1 family PLP-dependent enzyme, giving the protein MTLDHTVALDLLYTPAAVIEVRRMEKNIASMQQRMNALGVKFRPHVKTSKCLDVVRAQLSAGAQGITVSTLKEAETFFAAGITDILYAVSIVPSKLSRAMALRKQGCDLKIIVDNAGAAAAIVAFCQTADDPLEVWIEVDTDGHRSGITPEENELLEIGRILQTGGIKVGGVITHAGSSYELNTQEALAALAEQERAGCVRAAQRLHAAGIPCETVSVGSTPTALAAKHLDGVTEVRAGVYAFFDLVMHNVGVCAIDDIALSVLTTVIGHRRDKGWVIVDAGWMAMSRDRGTSKQSRDFGYGLPCTLDGAPLNGFVLIGANQEHGILARADAEPATDDGDLETRFPIGTRLRILPNHACATGAQFPEYHALEPTGALTVWRRFHGW